The Arachis hypogaea cultivar Tifrunner chromosome 19, arahy.Tifrunner.gnm2.J5K5, whole genome shotgun sequence genome has a window encoding:
- the LOC112777179 gene encoding polypyrimidine tract-binding protein homolog 3 isoform X2 translates to MANAAAIAAAFGGGLPPGITGTNDRCTILVANLNLDRIDEDKLFNVFAIYGNIVRIKLLRNKPDHALIQMGDGFQAELAVPFLKGVMLFGKRLEVNFSKHPNITQGAETHEYVNSNLNRFNRNAAKNYRYCCSPTKMIHLSTLPQDITEEDIVSLVEEHGTIVNNKVFEVNGKKQALVQFETEGQAIVQFETEGQAAEALVCKHARPLSGSAIRISFSQLQNI, encoded by the exons aTGGCCAATGCTGCAGCAATTGCAGCTGCCTTTGGGGGAGGCTTGCCTCCTGGGATAACCGGAACAAACGACAGGTGTACAATTCTTGTTGCAAATCTCAATCTTGAT AGAATAGATGAAGATAAATTGTTCAACGTGTTCGCCATTTATGGGAACATTGTTAGAATCAAACTTCTTAGGAACAAACCAGATCATGCGCTTATCCAAATGGGGGATGGTTTCCAAGCCGAATTGGCAGTACCTTTTCTTAAG GGAGTTATGTTGTTCGGGAAGCGATTGGAGGTCAACTTCTCGAAGCATCCGAATATAACCCAAGGTGCCGAAACACACGAGTATGTGAATTCAAATCTCAACCGGTTCAATCGCAATGCTGCTAAAAACTACCGGTATTGCTGCTCGCCAACCAAGATGATCCATTTGTCAACCCTCCCACAAGACATCACCGAAGAGGACATTGTAAGCCTTGTGGAGGAGCACGGAACCATTGTCAATAACAAGGTCTTTGAGGTGAATGGAAAAAAGCAGGCTCTTGTTCAGTTTGAAACTGAGGGGCAGGCTATTGTTCAGTTTGAAACTGAGGGGCAGGCTGCCGAGGCCCTTGTCTGCAAGCATGCAAGACCACTTTCTGGCTCGGCGATTCGAATCTCCTTTTCTCAGCTGCAGAACATTTGA
- the LOC112777179 gene encoding polypyrimidine tract-binding protein homolog 3 isoform X1, translating to MRWKSYPTLNRHIPRCFKKRISFCYSVNMANAAAIAAAFGGGLPPGITGTNDRCTILVANLNLDRIDEDKLFNVFAIYGNIVRIKLLRNKPDHALIQMGDGFQAELAVPFLKGVMLFGKRLEVNFSKHPNITQGAETHEYVNSNLNRFNRNAAKNYRYCCSPTKMIHLSTLPQDITEEDIVSLVEEHGTIVNNKVFEVNGKKQALVQFETEGQAIVQFETEGQAAEALVCKHARPLSGSAIRISFSQLQNI from the exons ATGAGATGGAAAAGTTATCCAACCCTCAACCGCCATATACCTCGATGTTTCAAGAAACGGATTTCATTTTGTTATAGTGTTAAT aTGGCCAATGCTGCAGCAATTGCAGCTGCCTTTGGGGGAGGCTTGCCTCCTGGGATAACCGGAACAAACGACAGGTGTACAATTCTTGTTGCAAATCTCAATCTTGAT AGAATAGATGAAGATAAATTGTTCAACGTGTTCGCCATTTATGGGAACATTGTTAGAATCAAACTTCTTAGGAACAAACCAGATCATGCGCTTATCCAAATGGGGGATGGTTTCCAAGCCGAATTGGCAGTACCTTTTCTTAAG GGAGTTATGTTGTTCGGGAAGCGATTGGAGGTCAACTTCTCGAAGCATCCGAATATAACCCAAGGTGCCGAAACACACGAGTATGTGAATTCAAATCTCAACCGGTTCAATCGCAATGCTGCTAAAAACTACCGGTATTGCTGCTCGCCAACCAAGATGATCCATTTGTCAACCCTCCCACAAGACATCACCGAAGAGGACATTGTAAGCCTTGTGGAGGAGCACGGAACCATTGTCAATAACAAGGTCTTTGAGGTGAATGGAAAAAAGCAGGCTCTTGTTCAGTTTGAAACTGAGGGGCAGGCTATTGTTCAGTTTGAAACTGAGGGGCAGGCTGCCGAGGCCCTTGTCTGCAAGCATGCAAGACCACTTTCTGGCTCGGCGATTCGAATCTCCTTTTCTCAGCTGCAGAACATTTGA